Proteins encoded within one genomic window of Thunnus maccoyii chromosome 22, fThuMac1.1, whole genome shotgun sequence:
- the LOC121889603 gene encoding nephronectin: MLLTRVSLVLLSWFCTWIQGQDYDSWADQAVLSGGLCRYGNSVECCWGWRPMDWGRCQPHCQQGCKHGECVGPDRCKCHPGYAGKACNQDLNECGLKPRPCKHRCMNTPGSFKCFCLDGYMLQPDGSCRNARTCYHANCQYGCEVIKGAVRCTCPSPGLRLGPDRRTCVDIDECVSGGGVCPRRRKCVNTFGSFVCKCHLGFKLTYINGRYSCIDKDSRPFCSLNPTSPKCRCKDGSCKAVPKVTLVPQRPRTTRTTTPITTTAAITTTTITTTTTTTTTPQPTTTTTTVPTTTTTIATTTLAPSTAAPTTTSIPTTTTTTPVTTTTPITSTTTPITTTTTPVTTTTPITTTTTPVTTTTPITTTTTPVTTTTLVTTTTTPVTTTTTPIITTTTTTTAQPTTRTTTVPTTTTAIATTTLAPSTAAPTTTSIPTTPVTTTTTPVTTTTPVTTTTASTSAPMPTTTELDTTTTTTATTIATTVAPTTTMPTTVSLATTTVNNGINKDVTHKQRGDVHIPRHPNNNQVWEFDIELGNTADEAQDDPEVGILHCSFDHGVCDWMSDRDGDLHWETAHNSAGVRYLSVPELKEGQRSIRGARLAVQIVPPWNHGDLCFSFSHWLTGHHVGVLQLFVRKKGREQRYSPALWSRTGGHGWRHTQVTLTTHSLDRVLLKAERRKGQRGQIAVDDVTLRQGACR, from the exons ATGCTGCTGACCCGGGTAAGCCTGGTTCTGCTGTCCTGGTTCTGTACGTGGATCCAGGGGCAGGACTACGACAG ctggGCGGATCAGGCGGTGTTGTCCGGTGGTCTCTGTCGCTATGGCAACAGTGTGGAGTGTTGTTGGGGCTGGAGACCGATGGACTGGGGACGCTGTCAAC ctcacTGTCAGCAGGGCTGTAAACATGGAGAGTGTGTCGGACCGGACAGATGCAAATGTCACCCGGGATACGCCGGCAAGGCCTGTAACCAAG atctGAATGAGTGTGGTCTGAAGCCTCGGCCCTGTAAGCATCGCTGCATGAACACGCCGGGCAGCTTCAAGTGTTTCTGTCTGGATGGATACATGCTGCAACCAGACGGCAGCTGCAGGA ATGCTCGAACCTGTTACCATGCCAACTGTCAGTACGGCTGTGAGGTCATCAAAGGGGCGGTCCGGTGCACCTGTCCGTCGCCAGGGTTACGGCTGGGACCCGATAGACGCACCTGTGTCG acatCGATGAGTGTGTGTCGGGCGGAGGTGTGTGTCCTCGTCGCAGGAAGTGTGTGAACACGTTCGGGAGCTTCGTGTGTAAATGTCACCTCGGCTTCAAACTCACGTACATCAACGGACGGTACAGCTGCATCG ATAAGGACTCTCGGCCGTTCTGCTCTCTGAATCCGACGTCTCCGAAGTGCAGATGTAAAGACGGCAGCTGTAAAG CGGTACCTAAAGTCACTCTGGTGCCGCAGAGACCGAGAACTACAAGAACTACAActcccatcaccaccactgctgctattactactactactattactactactactactactactacaacacCTCAGCCaaccaccacaacaacaactgtCCCCACAACGACCACTACCATAGCAACAACCACTCTGGCTCCTTCTACAGCTGCTCCAACCACCACTTCAATAcctactacaactactactacacCTGTTACTACGACTACACCTATTACTTCTACTACTACACCTATTACTACTACAACTACACCTGTTACTACGACTACAcctattactactactactacacctGTTACTACGACTACACCTATTACTACTACGACTACACCTGTTACTACGACTACACTTGTTACTACTACGACTACACCTGTTACTACAACAACTACAcctattattactactactactaccactacagCTCAGCCAACCACCAGAACAACTACTGTCCCTACGACGACCACTGCCATAGCAACAACCACTCTGGCTCCTTCTACAGCTGCTCCAACCACCACTTCAATACCTACTACACCTGTTACTACTACGACTACACCTGTTACTACTACAACACCTGTTACTACCACCACTGCGAGTACATCTGCTCCTATGCCAACTACAACTGAACTGGatactacaactactacaacagcaacaacaatagcTACCACGGTTGCCCCGACAACCACGATGCCCACCACCGTTTCCCTGGCAACGACCACGGTGAACAACGGGATCAACAAGGACGTGACGCACAAACAGAGAGGAGACGTGCACA tcccTCGCCATCCGAATAATAACCAGGTTTGGGAGTTTGACATTGAGTTGGGAAACACAGCTGACGAGGCTCAAGATGATCCAG AGGTCGGTATTCTTCACTGTTCCTTTGATCACGGGGTGTGTGATTGGATGTCCGACAGAGACGGAGACCTGCACTGGGAAACTGCTCACAACTCTGcag GTGTGCGTTACCTGTCCGTCCCGGAGCTGAAGGAGGGACAAAGGAGCATCCGTGGCGCTCGATTGGCTGTCCAAATAGTCCCGCCCTGGAACCACGGCGAcctctgtttctccttctcACATTGGTTAACGGGGCATCACGTGGGCGTGCTGCAGCTGTTTGTCCGTAAAAAGGGACGAGAACAAAG GTATAGCCCCGCCCTCTGGAGCAGGACAGGTGGACACGGTTGGAGACACACACAGGTTACCTTGACGACACACTCTCTGGACAGG gtgttgcTGAAGGCCGAGCGGAGGAAAGGACAGCGAGGACAAATCGctgttgatgatgtcacactgagACAGGGGGCGTGTCGATGA
- the LOC121889593 gene encoding atrial natriuretic peptide receptor 1-like isoform X2, translating to MKTRQRLWFLLWLCVCCVGPMSCWHDLDNSEYDCWPLDKPNESNMIDCGGLEMAWVVRPPELIKSGKVFSVTYSVTAQDSFYRWAVENHIFNNNSIENAEQARRFCEHHDCPANWKDADGENCCIHHANIHSCPLGYMTSESICGPWIPDDGKIFTHTISTSGKMTQTNWTAKVVLVHAGLTSLIAHIRVGRMQVALEAKSTVLPAVVCGDGVCEEAELCSTCPADCGECPMTPTTKLAIGLPLSLLCLCIILTAVWLRYQKQKLLWDESWIIDFTTIKHDQEARMTMGSIMSVPVGNSDSNTSCVTALSSCTGQPGTRKTPFTCTGIYDGRTVAIKRIQIKSFSFSKTIRQEVKQVRELDHPNLCKFIGGCVEVPNVAIVTEYCPKGSLNDVLLNEEIPLNWGFRFSFATDIARGMSYLHQHRICHGRLKSLNCVLDDRWVCKITDYGLQMYRREEEGEPLSTYQQRLIEVYMPPEFHNSNIEPTLAGDVFSYSIILLEIATRSDPVPVEESNLECAWCPPLPELISSKADNTCPCPADYVELIRRCRSHNPTHRPTFEQIKKFVHRINPIKVSPVDMMMNLMEKYSKHLEVLVAERTQDLMHEKQKTDRLLYSMLPRPVADDLRQGKPMQAQSYVSATVFFSDIVGFTQLSSSSTPYQVVDFLNKLYTTFDDIIDNYDVYKVETIGDAYMVVSGVPRENGILHAAEIASMALDLVGVCRTFRIPHKPNTQLQIRAGIHSGPVVAGVVGTKMPRYCLFGDTVNTASRMESTSVAQCLHSSEDPVQLQCVLPAGGDRRLHVGVQRDAAGEGER from the exons ATGAAGACAAGACAAAGACTTTGGTTTCTGCTCTGG ctgtgtgtttgctgtgttggtCCTATGAGCTGTTGGCACGACCTGGATAACAGCGAGTACGACTGTTGGCCTCTGGACAAACCCAACGAAAGCAACATGATCGACTGTGGAG GTCTGGAGATGGCCTGGGTGGTTCGTCCTCCAGAGTTGATAAAGAGTGGAAAAGTGTTCAGCGTCACATACTCGGTAACGGCCCAGGACTCCTTCTACCGCTGGGCCGTAGAAAACCACATCTTCAATAACAA ttccATAGAAAACGCCGAACAGGCTCGGAGGTTCTGCGAACATCACGACTGTCCCGCCAACTGGAAAGACGCTGACGGAGAAAACTGCTGTATTCATCACGCTAACATCCACTCCTGTCCGCTGGGATACATG ACATCAGAGAGCATCTGTGGTCCCTGGATTCCTGACGATGGAAAAATCTTCACACACACCATCTCCACCTCCGGCAAGATGACCCAAACCAACTGGACCGCCAAG GTGGTTCTGGTCCATGCTGGCCTCACCTCGCTCATTGCTCACATACGTGTTGGTCGAATGCAGGTTGCTCTGGAGGCCAAGAGCACTGTGCTGCCTGCTGTGG TTTGTGGTGATGGAGTCTGTGAGGAGGCGGAGCTTTGTTCCACCTGTCCAGCTGACTGTGGTGAATGCCCTATGACCCCGACCACGAAGCTGGCCATCGGCCTGCCGCTGAGCCTGCTGTGCCTCTGTATCATACTGACCGCTGTG TGGCTGCGGTACCAGAAACAGAAGCTGTTGTGGGATGAGAGCTGGATCATCGACTTCACTACGATAAAACATG ATCAGGAGGCTCGTATGACCATGGGCAGTATAATGAGCGTCCCAGTGGGCAACAGTGACAGTAACACCAGCTGTGTGACTGCTCTCAGCTCCTGTACGGGACAACCAGGGACCCGAAAAACACCTTTCACCTGCACTGGGATATA TGACGGCAGGACAGTGGCCATCAAGAGGATTCAAATAaagtctttctctttctccaaaaccatcagacaggaagtcaaacAAGtcag ggAGCTCGATCACCCCAACCTGTGTAAGTTCATTGGCGGGTGTGTTGAGGTGCCAAACGTTGCCATAGTGACGGAGTACTGCCCAAAAGGAAGCCTTAATGATGTCCTTCTTAACGAGGAGATCCCGCTTAACTGGGGCTTCAG gTTTTCCTTCGCCACTGACATCGCCAGAGGGATGTCGTACCTCCACCAACACAGGATCTGTCACGGCAGACTCAAGTCTCTAAACTGTGTCTTAGACGACCGCTGGGTCTGCAAAATCACCG atTACGGGCTGCAGATGTATcgcagggaggaagagggggagcCTCTTTCCACCTATCAGCAGAGACTCATCGAGGTGTACATGCCCCCCGAGTTTCACAACTCCAACATCGAGCCGACGTTGGCTGGAGACGTGTTCAG ttaTTCCATCATTCTGCTGGAGATAGCTACTCGCAGCGACCCCGTCCCT GTAGAGGAGTCTAATCTGGAGTGTGCCTGGTGTCCTCCTCTGCCTGAGCTGATCTCCAGTAAAGCCGACAACACCTGTCCCTGTCCTGCTGACTACGTGGAG CTGATCCGGCGATGTCGCTCTCATAACCCCACCCACCGCCCCACATTTGAACAAATCAAGAAGTTTGTTCATCGAATCAACCCAATCAAAGTCAGCCCAGTGGACATGATGATGAACCTG ATGGAGAAGTACAGTAAACATCTGGAGGTTTTGGTGGCTGAGAGGACTCAGGATCTGATGCACGAGAAACAGAAGACTGACAGGCTGCTATACA gtATGCTTCCTAGGCCGGTAGCTGACGACCTACGGCAGGGGAAACCAATGCAGGCTCAGAGCTACGTCAGCGCCACCGTATTCTTCAG TGATATTGTGGGCTTCACCCAGCtgtccagcagcagcactcCCTACCAGGTCGTGGACTTCCTTAACAAGCTCTACACGACGTTCGACGACATCATCGACAACTATGATGTTTACAAGGTGGAAACCATCGGAGATGCCT aCATGGTGGTGTCCGGTGTGCCCCGAGAGAACGGGATCCTCCACGCAGCAGAGATCGCCAGCATGGCTCTGGATCTGGTGGGCGTCTGTCGCACCTTCAGGATCCCTCACAAACccaacacacagctgcagataCGAGCTGGGATACACTCcg GTCCGGTGGTAGCCGGCGTCGTAGGGACGAAGATGCCTCGTTACTGTCTGTTTGGAGATACAGTCAACACAGCGTCCAGGATGGAGTCCACTAGCGTTG ctcagtGTCTCCACAGCTCTGAAGATCCAGTGCAGCTCCAGTGCGTTTTACCTGCTGGAGGAGATCGGCGGCTACACGTTGGAGTGCAGAGGGATGCTGCAGGTGAAG GGGAAAGGTGA
- the LOC121889593 gene encoding atrial natriuretic peptide receptor 1-like isoform X1, with translation MKTRQRLWFLLWLCVCCVGPMSCWHDLDNSEYDCWPLDKPNESNMIDCGGLEMAWVVRPPELIKSGKVFSVTYSVTAQDSFYRWAVENHIFNNNSIENAEQARRFCEHHDCPANWKDADGENCCIHHANIHSCPLGYMTSESICGPWIPDDGKIFTHTISTSGKMTQTNWTAKVVLVHAGLTSLIAHIRVGRMQVALEAKSTVLPAVVCGDGVCEEAELCSTCPADCGECPMTPTTKLAIGLPLSLLCLCIILTAVWLRYQKQKLLWDESWIIDFTTIKHDQEARMTMGSIMSVPVGNSDSNTSCVTALSSCTGQPGTRKTPFTCTGIYDGRTVAIKRIQIKSFSFSKTIRQEVKQVRELDHPNLCKFIGGCVEVPNVAIVTEYCPKGSLNDVLLNEEIPLNWGFRFSFATDIARGMSYLHQHRICHGRLKSLNCVLDDRWVCKITDYGLQMYRREEEGEPLSTYQQRLIEVYMPPEFHNSNIEPTLAGDVFSYSIILLEIATRSDPVPVEESNLECAWCPPLPELISSKADNTCPCPADYVELIRRCRSHNPTHRPTFEQIKKFVHRINPIKVSPVDMMMNLMEKYSKHLEVLVAERTQDLMHEKQKTDRLLYSMLPRPVADDLRQGKPMQAQSYVSATVFFSDIVGFTQLSSSSTPYQVVDFLNKLYTTFDDIIDNYDVYKVETIGDAYMVVSGVPRENGILHAAEIASMALDLVGVCRTFRIPHKPNTQLQIRAGIHSGPVVAGVVGTKMPRYCLFGDTVNTASRMESTSVALKIQCSSSAFYLLEEIGGYTLECRGMLQVKGKGDMVTYWLEGKKTSLVSKDVSPDAKTTKHVTMETETEMETEKERELYSSMPGFLNHDSLLDPN, from the exons ATGAAGACAAGACAAAGACTTTGGTTTCTGCTCTGG ctgtgtgtttgctgtgttggtCCTATGAGCTGTTGGCACGACCTGGATAACAGCGAGTACGACTGTTGGCCTCTGGACAAACCCAACGAAAGCAACATGATCGACTGTGGAG GTCTGGAGATGGCCTGGGTGGTTCGTCCTCCAGAGTTGATAAAGAGTGGAAAAGTGTTCAGCGTCACATACTCGGTAACGGCCCAGGACTCCTTCTACCGCTGGGCCGTAGAAAACCACATCTTCAATAACAA ttccATAGAAAACGCCGAACAGGCTCGGAGGTTCTGCGAACATCACGACTGTCCCGCCAACTGGAAAGACGCTGACGGAGAAAACTGCTGTATTCATCACGCTAACATCCACTCCTGTCCGCTGGGATACATG ACATCAGAGAGCATCTGTGGTCCCTGGATTCCTGACGATGGAAAAATCTTCACACACACCATCTCCACCTCCGGCAAGATGACCCAAACCAACTGGACCGCCAAG GTGGTTCTGGTCCATGCTGGCCTCACCTCGCTCATTGCTCACATACGTGTTGGTCGAATGCAGGTTGCTCTGGAGGCCAAGAGCACTGTGCTGCCTGCTGTGG TTTGTGGTGATGGAGTCTGTGAGGAGGCGGAGCTTTGTTCCACCTGTCCAGCTGACTGTGGTGAATGCCCTATGACCCCGACCACGAAGCTGGCCATCGGCCTGCCGCTGAGCCTGCTGTGCCTCTGTATCATACTGACCGCTGTG TGGCTGCGGTACCAGAAACAGAAGCTGTTGTGGGATGAGAGCTGGATCATCGACTTCACTACGATAAAACATG ATCAGGAGGCTCGTATGACCATGGGCAGTATAATGAGCGTCCCAGTGGGCAACAGTGACAGTAACACCAGCTGTGTGACTGCTCTCAGCTCCTGTACGGGACAACCAGGGACCCGAAAAACACCTTTCACCTGCACTGGGATATA TGACGGCAGGACAGTGGCCATCAAGAGGATTCAAATAaagtctttctctttctccaaaaccatcagacaggaagtcaaacAAGtcag ggAGCTCGATCACCCCAACCTGTGTAAGTTCATTGGCGGGTGTGTTGAGGTGCCAAACGTTGCCATAGTGACGGAGTACTGCCCAAAAGGAAGCCTTAATGATGTCCTTCTTAACGAGGAGATCCCGCTTAACTGGGGCTTCAG gTTTTCCTTCGCCACTGACATCGCCAGAGGGATGTCGTACCTCCACCAACACAGGATCTGTCACGGCAGACTCAAGTCTCTAAACTGTGTCTTAGACGACCGCTGGGTCTGCAAAATCACCG atTACGGGCTGCAGATGTATcgcagggaggaagagggggagcCTCTTTCCACCTATCAGCAGAGACTCATCGAGGTGTACATGCCCCCCGAGTTTCACAACTCCAACATCGAGCCGACGTTGGCTGGAGACGTGTTCAG ttaTTCCATCATTCTGCTGGAGATAGCTACTCGCAGCGACCCCGTCCCT GTAGAGGAGTCTAATCTGGAGTGTGCCTGGTGTCCTCCTCTGCCTGAGCTGATCTCCAGTAAAGCCGACAACACCTGTCCCTGTCCTGCTGACTACGTGGAG CTGATCCGGCGATGTCGCTCTCATAACCCCACCCACCGCCCCACATTTGAACAAATCAAGAAGTTTGTTCATCGAATCAACCCAATCAAAGTCAGCCCAGTGGACATGATGATGAACCTG ATGGAGAAGTACAGTAAACATCTGGAGGTTTTGGTGGCTGAGAGGACTCAGGATCTGATGCACGAGAAACAGAAGACTGACAGGCTGCTATACA gtATGCTTCCTAGGCCGGTAGCTGACGACCTACGGCAGGGGAAACCAATGCAGGCTCAGAGCTACGTCAGCGCCACCGTATTCTTCAG TGATATTGTGGGCTTCACCCAGCtgtccagcagcagcactcCCTACCAGGTCGTGGACTTCCTTAACAAGCTCTACACGACGTTCGACGACATCATCGACAACTATGATGTTTACAAGGTGGAAACCATCGGAGATGCCT aCATGGTGGTGTCCGGTGTGCCCCGAGAGAACGGGATCCTCCACGCAGCAGAGATCGCCAGCATGGCTCTGGATCTGGTGGGCGTCTGTCGCACCTTCAGGATCCCTCACAAACccaacacacagctgcagataCGAGCTGGGATACACTCcg GTCCGGTGGTAGCCGGCGTCGTAGGGACGAAGATGCCTCGTTACTGTCTGTTTGGAGATACAGTCAACACAGCGTCCAGGATGGAGTCCACTAGCGTTG CTCTGAAGATCCAGTGCAGCTCCAGTGCGTTTTACCTGCTGGAGGAGATCGGCGGCTACACGTTGGAGTGCAGAGGGATGCTGCAGGTGAAG GGGAAAGGTGACATGGTAACATACTGGCTGGAGGGGAAGAAGACGTCTCTGGTCTCCAAGGATGTCAGCCCCGATGCCAAGACGACCAAACACGTCACCATGGAGACGGAGACGGAGATGGAGACGGAGAAAGAACGAGAGCTGTATTCATCCATGCCGGGGTTCCTGAACCACGACTCCCTCCTGGACCCGAACTGA